From a single Microbacterium terrisoli genomic region:
- a CDS encoding DNA polymerase Y family protein, which yields MEAPVRSLVLWFPDWPVTALLRDGAAESGPIAIVHDNTVVACSASARADGVRRGQRRRDAQSRSPRLEVIAADPARDQRVFSPVVTRIEQFAPGVQIIRPGLCALRVRGPARFYGGEVAAACEILDILAEQQDLPGVRAGIADGPFTAQQAARATRDDDPVRVVEAGGAAAFLAPLPVAVLEDAALVHLLSRLGVHTLGAFAALEATRVRDRFGPHGLRLHDLAAGSDSQPVIARTPPAELDREVAFEPALEATEQVAFGVRIAADEFIAGLGAVDLVCTELRIELSGERGERSERVWLHSGSGSGGAFDAAAVVDRVRWQLADDAQNRVLRSGVALVRIAPEAVDAASHHQPAIFGSGPDDRVHHALSRVQAMLGHRGVLTPQLGGGRWLAEREVLVPWGDRGMGQQPRDRPWPGSLPAPAPATVFRPPRAVEVAAAGGGLAVEVDERGTLTAAPAVLTEGGRRREIVSWTGPWTVDERGWDARRARRAHRFQVVDADQGAWLLVCEDGRWSAEARYD from the coding sequence ATGGAGGCCCCGGTGCGCAGCCTGGTGCTGTGGTTTCCCGACTGGCCGGTCACGGCGCTGCTGCGTGACGGTGCGGCCGAATCCGGGCCGATCGCGATCGTGCACGACAACACAGTCGTGGCGTGCTCGGCGTCTGCGCGTGCCGACGGCGTGCGACGCGGGCAGCGCCGTCGTGACGCGCAGTCCCGCTCGCCGCGTCTCGAGGTCATCGCCGCAGATCCCGCCCGCGACCAGCGCGTGTTCTCGCCCGTGGTCACCCGCATCGAGCAGTTCGCCCCGGGGGTGCAGATCATCCGCCCGGGCCTGTGCGCACTGCGCGTGCGGGGTCCCGCACGCTTCTACGGGGGCGAGGTGGCCGCTGCGTGCGAGATCCTCGACATCCTGGCCGAGCAGCAGGATCTGCCGGGCGTGCGCGCGGGGATCGCTGACGGCCCGTTCACCGCGCAACAGGCGGCGCGCGCCACGCGTGACGACGATCCGGTGCGAGTGGTCGAGGCGGGGGGAGCGGCGGCGTTCCTGGCCCCGCTTCCGGTCGCGGTGCTCGAGGACGCCGCGCTCGTGCATCTGCTCTCCCGTCTGGGCGTGCACACGCTCGGCGCGTTCGCGGCGCTCGAGGCCACGCGCGTGCGCGACAGGTTCGGTCCGCACGGCCTGCGCCTGCACGATCTGGCGGCCGGGTCCGACTCGCAGCCGGTGATCGCGCGCACGCCGCCGGCCGAGCTCGACCGCGAAGTCGCGTTCGAACCGGCGCTCGAGGCGACCGAGCAGGTCGCGTTCGGCGTGCGCATCGCCGCCGACGAGTTCATCGCGGGGCTCGGGGCGGTCGACCTGGTGTGCACCGAGCTGCGGATCGAGCTGAGCGGAGAGCGCGGTGAGCGCAGCGAGAGGGTCTGGCTGCACTCGGGCTCCGGCAGCGGGGGCGCATTCGATGCCGCCGCAGTCGTCGACCGGGTGCGCTGGCAGCTGGCCGACGACGCGCAGAACCGGGTGCTGCGCAGCGGGGTCGCGCTCGTGCGGATCGCCCCCGAGGCGGTGGATGCGGCATCCCACCACCAGCCCGCGATCTTCGGTTCGGGACCCGACGATCGGGTGCACCATGCGCTCTCGCGCGTGCAGGCGATGCTCGGGCATCGGGGCGTGCTGACACCGCAGCTCGGCGGCGGCAGGTGGCTCGCCGAGCGCGAAGTGCTCGTGCCGTGGGGCGACCGGGGCATGGGGCAGCAGCCGCGCGACAGGCCGTGGCCGGGCAGCCTGCCGGCGCCGGCGCCGGCGACGGTGTTCCGTCCGCCCCGTGCAGTCGAGGTCGCCGCAGCGGGCGGCGGGCTGGCCGTCGAGGTCGACGAGCGCGGCACGCTCACCGCCGCTCCGGCCGTGCTCACCGAGGGTGGGCGGCGCCGCGAGATCGTGTCGTGGACGGGGCCGTGGACCGTCGATGAGCGCGGGTGGGACGCGCGGCGCGCGCGGCGCGCGCACCGGTTCCAGGTCGTCGACGCCGACCAGGGGGCATGGCTGCTCGTGTGCGAAGACGGCCGATGGAGCGCCGAGGCCCGCTATGACTGA
- a CDS encoding oxidoreductase, with translation MRHPSARYPTVQTPVRIGALTLPHRVLMGSMHLNRETGDPAALAAFYAERVRGGAALIVTGGVAVSRVGAGNAGYSLAGDPAHAASWRVVVDAVHRAGGLIAMQLFHAGRYAFTSSFGLTPVAPSAVHSRFSGATPVALDEDGIAATIADFAAAARMAVEVGFDGVEVMASEGYLLNQFASPVTNLRDDEWGGDAVRRQAFPVAVVRAVREAAAGAPMLVRISGADLVEGSSTPDEVDALALSLVKAGADAIDVGIGWHEAAVPTVQTLVPHGAFTSVAGRIRGALAAAAATVPIVAAGRINTLAQAEQVLATGEADLVSMARPFLADPHIVAVSFAGRAAEVTPCIACDEACIDRSFGLEPVSCTVNPRAGRELEFPLVPERPREGEGGAAGGGSGADGALAPRIAVVGAGPAGMEAARAAAFAGARVTLFEAGEVIGGQFLLAGAVPGKSDFAECARSFARALDRLGVEVRTGRTATVDDLAEFAHVIVATGVTPRRVELPGIDGANVLDYPQAFAQLLHPGAGQLGSRVAVIGAGGIAVDLAHLLVEGPDARQETDRKERFEREYGLRAGAVPAPARQVTIMRRSGPIGAGMGVTTRWAAVQAIRRRGVRTLTDVSYRAIEPDGVRIEVNGAEEVIEADVVVVAAGQTSRTELAAQLSARGIAHTVIGGARNTAGLNAVAAFEEGLRAGDALARGRR, from the coding sequence GTGAGACACCCGTCGGCGCGATACCCGACGGTGCAGACGCCGGTGCGCATCGGCGCGCTCACACTGCCGCATCGGGTGCTGATGGGTTCGATGCACCTGAACCGCGAGACCGGCGACCCGGCGGCCCTGGCAGCCTTCTACGCCGAGCGGGTGCGCGGCGGGGCCGCACTGATCGTCACCGGCGGGGTCGCGGTCAGCCGGGTCGGTGCGGGAAACGCGGGCTACAGTCTGGCAGGCGACCCCGCGCACGCAGCGTCCTGGCGTGTCGTGGTGGATGCCGTCCACCGTGCCGGCGGGCTCATCGCGATGCAGCTGTTCCACGCCGGCCGGTACGCGTTCACCTCGTCGTTCGGTCTGACTCCGGTGGCGCCGTCGGCGGTGCACAGCCGGTTCTCGGGCGCGACCCCGGTGGCGCTGGACGAAGACGGCATCGCCGCGACCATCGCCGATTTCGCCGCCGCCGCACGCATGGCCGTGGAGGTGGGCTTCGACGGTGTGGAGGTGATGGCCTCGGAAGGCTATCTGCTCAACCAGTTCGCGTCACCGGTGACGAACCTGCGCGACGACGAGTGGGGCGGCGACGCCGTGCGTCGGCAGGCCTTTCCTGTCGCGGTGGTGCGGGCCGTGCGCGAGGCGGCGGCGGGCGCGCCGATGCTCGTGCGCATCTCGGGCGCAGACCTGGTCGAGGGGTCCTCGACGCCCGATGAGGTCGACGCGCTGGCGCTGTCGCTGGTGAAGGCGGGGGCGGATGCGATCGACGTGGGCATCGGCTGGCACGAAGCTGCGGTGCCAACGGTGCAGACGCTGGTGCCGCACGGGGCTTTCACCTCGGTGGCGGGACGAATCCGCGGGGCGCTGGCGGCTGCGGCGGCCACCGTGCCGATCGTTGCGGCCGGTCGCATCAACACGCTGGCCCAGGCCGAGCAGGTGCTGGCGACGGGCGAGGCGGATCTGGTCTCGATGGCCCGGCCGTTCCTGGCCGATCCGCACATCGTGGCCGTCTCGTTCGCCGGCCGAGCGGCAGAGGTCACTCCGTGCATCGCGTGCGACGAAGCGTGCATCGACCGTTCGTTCGGGCTGGAGCCGGTCTCGTGCACGGTCAATCCGCGTGCCGGCCGTGAGCTCGAATTTCCCCTCGTGCCGGAGCGCCCCCGTGAGGGCGAGGGAGGTGCTGCGGGCGGCGGCAGCGGTGCGGACGGAGCCCTGGCGCCGCGCATCGCCGTCGTGGGGGCGGGACCTGCGGGGATGGAAGCGGCGCGTGCGGCGGCGTTCGCCGGTGCCCGGGTCACGCTGTTCGAGGCCGGCGAGGTGATCGGCGGTCAGTTCCTGCTGGCCGGCGCCGTGCCGGGCAAGAGTGATTTCGCCGAGTGCGCGCGATCGTTCGCGCGCGCGCTGGACCGCCTGGGCGTGGAGGTGCGCACGGGTCGCACGGCGACCGTGGACGATCTCGCGGAGTTCGCCCACGTGATCGTGGCCACGGGCGTCACACCGCGCCGGGTCGAGCTGCCGGGCATCGACGGGGCGAACGTGCTCGACTACCCGCAGGCCTTCGCGCAGCTGCTGCACCCGGGCGCGGGGCAGCTGGGCTCGCGCGTCGCGGTGATCGGTGCGGGCGGCATCGCCGTCGACCTGGCGCACCTGCTGGTCGAAGGACCCGATGCCAGGCAGGAGACGGACCGGAAGGAGCGCTTCGAGCGCGAGTACGGGTTGCGCGCCGGCGCGGTGCCGGCGCCGGCGCGGCAGGTGACGATCATGCGGCGCAGCGGACCGATCGGTGCGGGGATGGGAGTGACCACCCGGTGGGCGGCCGTCCAGGCGATCCGCCGGCGCGGGGTGCGCACTCTCACCGACGTGTCGTATCGGGCGATCGAGCCCGACGGAGTGCGCATCGAGGTGAACGGAGCCGAGGAGGTCATCGAGGCCGATGTCGTCGTGGTCGCAGCCGGACAGACCTCACGGACAGAGCTGGCCGCGCAGCTGAGTGCGCGCGGCATCGCCCACACGGTCATCGGCGGCGCGCGCAACACCGCCGGTCTGAACGCGGTCGCCGCGTTCGAAGAGGGACTTCGTGCCGGTGACGCCCTCGCCCGCGGCAGACGGTGA
- a CDS encoding error-prone DNA polymerase — MGFDNPSVPWSEIERVLSDRRRPSPVPAGAGADDSPAWSHKRGPYVPPPIQPPADAVPYAELHAHSSFSFLDGASSPEELVEEAERLGLHALAITDHDGFYGVVRFAEAAQGRQVKTVYGAELSLELPKLQKGQADPAGSHLLVLARGQEGYHRLAAAITHGQLRGGEKGRPLYDLDELAARADGHWAILTGCRKGAVRRALDDEGLTGGAQAAASELDRLVALFGRDAVHVELIDHGEPLDAATNDLLAALAADRGLPVVATNNVHYAEPARRHLAAAVAAVRANRSLDELDGWLPAHAGAHLRSGEEMRRRFARYPGAVARSVTLADELAFSLRSVKPALPTLEVPGGHTPMSYLRQLVWDAVPRKYPTLGSAGRTRIAHELDVIEQKDFPGYFLIVYGIVQEARRRGILCQGRGSAASSAVCYLLDITAVDAIRYNLPFERFLSSMRDEEPDIDVDFDSDRREEIIQWVYRQYGRERAAQVCNVIQYRPKNAVRDMARALGASPGQQDAWSKQVERWGSSLSTAEGHDIPDQVIEYAEELLKAPRHLGIHSGGMVLTERPVGEVVPIEHARMQDRTVIQWDKDDAAWMGLVKFDLLGLGMLAALQYTFDLVRDSTGEVWELSTIPKEEAAVYDMLCRADSIGVFQVESRAQMGLLPRLQPREFYDLVIEIALIRPGPIQGGAVHPFVRRKLGLETVTYAHPKLEPVLERTLGIPVFQEQLMQMGMAVGGLTGEDADLLRRAMGSKRGIERIESLKKKLYEGMAGNGLVGDAADAIYAKIQAFANFGFAESHSLSFALLVYASSWLKLHYPAAFLAGLLRAQPMGFYSPATLTGDARRHGVQVRRPDLHVSGVHALVEPVDAPVPERSRRDAPQTRRDAPAAQRDAPQSQRDAPAAQRDAPAAQRGEGPEAAHPDLTPTGRDSCLDPEQPPVGAFDRDAPDASAAHRRDGAFAVRLGLAAVKGVGVALAEKIVAERDAHGRYRDMRDLVRRVGVTAAQLEALATAGAFDALGLRRRDAIWMAGSAAMDRAEFLPDSMVSVQPPLFPDPSSYERLAADLWATGISTDDHPMTHFRAPLDARGVITSNGLRQHEVGRRVEVAGLVTHRQRPATASGVTFVNLEDEFGLVNVVCSVGVWQRYRRVVRDAPALIVRGIVERSVEGVTNLVADAFEDLRVGVTHRSRDFQ; from the coding sequence ATGGGGTTCGACAACCCGTCGGTCCCGTGGTCCGAGATCGAGCGGGTGCTCAGCGACCGGCGCAGGCCCAGCCCGGTCCCCGCCGGCGCGGGCGCCGACGACAGCCCGGCCTGGTCGCACAAGCGCGGGCCGTATGTGCCGCCGCCGATCCAGCCCCCGGCCGATGCCGTGCCGTACGCCGAGCTGCACGCGCACTCGTCGTTCTCGTTCCTCGACGGAGCGTCCTCTCCCGAAGAGCTCGTCGAAGAAGCCGAGCGCCTCGGCCTGCACGCCCTGGCGATCACCGACCACGACGGCTTCTACGGCGTCGTGCGCTTCGCCGAGGCCGCGCAGGGCAGACAGGTCAAGACGGTCTACGGCGCCGAGCTGTCGCTCGAGCTGCCGAAGCTCCAGAAGGGGCAGGCCGACCCCGCCGGCTCCCACCTGCTGGTGCTCGCACGCGGGCAGGAGGGCTACCACCGGCTGGCGGCGGCCATCACGCACGGGCAGCTGCGCGGTGGCGAGAAGGGCCGCCCGCTCTACGACCTCGACGAGCTGGCAGCCCGGGCCGACGGCCACTGGGCGATCCTCACCGGGTGCCGCAAGGGTGCCGTGCGCCGGGCTCTCGACGACGAGGGGCTGACCGGCGGTGCGCAGGCCGCGGCATCCGAACTCGACCGTCTCGTGGCACTGTTCGGCCGGGACGCCGTGCACGTCGAGCTCATCGATCACGGTGAGCCGTTGGATGCCGCGACCAACGATCTGCTCGCGGCCCTCGCCGCCGATCGGGGCCTGCCGGTGGTGGCCACCAACAACGTGCACTACGCGGAGCCCGCGCGCCGGCACCTGGCCGCGGCAGTCGCCGCGGTGCGCGCGAATCGGAGCCTGGACGAATTGGACGGATGGCTGCCCGCCCACGCGGGGGCGCATCTGCGCTCGGGCGAAGAGATGCGGCGACGGTTCGCGCGCTACCCGGGGGCGGTGGCGCGCTCGGTGACACTGGCCGACGAGCTCGCCTTCTCGCTGCGATCGGTCAAGCCCGCGCTGCCCACGCTCGAGGTGCCCGGCGGGCACACGCCGATGTCGTATCTGCGGCAGCTGGTGTGGGATGCCGTGCCGCGCAAGTATCCGACGCTCGGCTCGGCGGGGCGCACGCGCATCGCGCACGAGCTCGACGTCATCGAGCAGAAGGACTTTCCGGGGTACTTCCTGATCGTGTACGGCATCGTGCAAGAAGCGCGGCGCCGCGGCATCCTGTGCCAGGGGCGGGGATCGGCGGCCAGCAGCGCCGTGTGCTATCTGCTGGACATCACCGCCGTCGACGCCATCCGCTACAACCTGCCGTTCGAGAGGTTCCTGTCGAGCATGCGCGACGAAGAGCCCGACATCGACGTTGATTTCGACTCCGATCGGCGTGAAGAGATCATCCAGTGGGTCTACCGGCAGTACGGGCGCGAGCGCGCCGCACAGGTGTGCAACGTCATCCAGTACCGGCCCAAGAACGCGGTCCGCGACATGGCCCGGGCGCTGGGCGCCTCGCCCGGGCAGCAAGACGCCTGGTCGAAGCAGGTCGAGCGATGGGGGTCGTCGCTGTCGACGGCCGAAGGCCACGACATCCCCGACCAGGTCATCGAATACGCCGAAGAGCTGCTGAAGGCGCCGCGGCACCTGGGCATCCACTCCGGTGGCATGGTGCTCACCGAGCGGCCGGTCGGCGAGGTCGTGCCGATCGAGCACGCGCGCATGCAGGATCGCACGGTCATCCAGTGGGACAAAGACGACGCCGCGTGGATGGGCCTGGTCAAATTCGACCTGCTGGGTCTGGGCATGCTCGCCGCCCTGCAGTACACGTTCGATCTCGTCCGGGACTCGACGGGGGAGGTGTGGGAGCTCTCGACGATCCCGAAAGAAGAGGCGGCCGTCTACGACATGCTGTGCCGGGCCGACTCGATAGGGGTGTTCCAGGTGGAATCACGCGCACAGATGGGGCTGCTGCCGCGACTGCAGCCGCGGGAGTTCTACGACCTCGTGATCGAGATCGCCCTGATCCGCCCGGGGCCGATCCAGGGCGGGGCGGTGCACCCGTTCGTGCGCCGCAAGCTCGGGCTCGAGACGGTGACCTACGCGCACCCCAAGCTCGAGCCGGTGCTCGAGCGGACCCTGGGCATTCCGGTCTTCCAGGAGCAGCTCATGCAGATGGGCATGGCCGTCGGGGGCCTGACCGGCGAAGATGCCGACCTGCTGCGACGGGCGATGGGCTCCAAGCGGGGCATCGAGCGCATCGAATCGCTCAAGAAGAAGCTGTACGAGGGCATGGCGGGCAACGGACTGGTGGGGGATGCCGCGGACGCGATCTACGCGAAGATCCAGGCGTTCGCGAACTTCGGCTTCGCCGAGTCGCACTCGCTGTCGTTCGCACTGCTGGTGTACGCGAGTTCGTGGCTGAAGCTGCACTATCCGGCGGCATTCCTGGCGGGGCTGCTGCGGGCACAGCCGATGGGGTTCTATTCGCCGGCGACGCTGACCGGCGATGCCCGGCGGCACGGCGTGCAGGTGCGTCGCCCCGACCTGCACGTCTCGGGCGTGCATGCGCTCGTCGAGCCGGTCGACGCCCCGGTCCCTGAGCGGTCGCGGCGAGATGCCCCTCAGACGCGGCGAGATGCCCCTGCGGCGCAGCGAGATGCCCCTCAGTCCCAGCGAGATGCCCCTGCGGCGCAGCGAGATGCCCCTGCGGCGCAGCGAGGCGAAGGGCCGGAAGCCGCGCACCCCGACCTCACCCCCACAGGTCGAGACTCCTGCCTCGACCCCGAACAGCCGCCGGTCGGGGCCTTCGACAGGGACGCACCCGACGCTTCCGCCGCGCATCGCCGCGACGGGGCGTTCGCTGTGCGCCTGGGACTGGCGGCGGTCAAGGGCGTCGGCGTGGCGCTGGCAGAGAAGATCGTGGCCGAACGCGATGCCCACGGCCGCTATCGCGACATGCGCGACCTCGTGCGTCGGGTGGGGGTGACCGCAGCCCAGCTCGAGGCACTGGCCACCGCCGGTGCCTTCGACGCTCTGGGGCTGCGCCGGCGCGATGCGATCTGGATGGCCGGCTCCGCGGCAATGGACCGCGCCGAATTCCTGCCCGATTCGATGGTGTCGGTGCAGCCGCCGCTGTTCCCCGATCCGTCGAGCTATGAGCGGCTGGCCGCCGATCTGTGGGCGACCGGCATCTCGACCGACGACCATCCGATGACGCACTTCCGCGCTCCGCTGGATGCACGCGGCGTGATCACCTCGAACGGGCTGCGGCAGCACGAAGTGGGACGACGGGTCGAGGTCGCGGGTCTGGTGACGCACCGACAGCGGCCGGCGACGGCATCCGGAGTCACATTCGTGAATCTCGAAGACGAATTCGGCCTGGTCAACGTGGTGTGCTCGGTCGGGGTCTGGCAGCGGTACCGGCGCGTGGTGCGCGATGCACCGGCGCTGATCGTGCGCGGCATCGTGGAACGCTCGGTCGAAGGCGTGACGAACCTGGTCGCCGACGCGTTCGAAGACCTGCGCGTGGGGGTGACCCACCGCTCGCGGGACTTTCAATAG
- the prmC gene encoding peptide chain release factor N(5)-glutamine methyltransferase, whose protein sequence is MTSHEEPDSPAAPAHHAPVRMSAALRGAADILARAGVADPIVDAELLIGHVIGLSRGGVQAAYIRDDVLGAEPAARLRELIARRANREPLQHLTGLAAFRHLELEVGPGVFVPRPETEVLAQLAIDALDDVPAAHPRAVDLGTGSGAIALAMATEVPRAEVWALERSAQAHAWAARNIARHHAANVHLVRGDLATDLTELDGTVDVVASNPPYVPDAAVPRDPEVQLHDPEEALYGGHDGLDVVRVLAGVALRLARPGGLVVIEHGEWQGGGTRAILEAAGWVDAQTRTDLTGRDRVTFAVHP, encoded by the coding sequence ATGACCTCGCACGAAGAACCCGACTCTCCCGCGGCACCCGCGCACCACGCGCCCGTGCGCATGTCTGCGGCTCTGCGCGGTGCCGCCGACATCCTCGCGCGTGCCGGAGTGGCCGACCCGATCGTGGACGCCGAACTGCTCATCGGGCATGTGATCGGCCTGTCACGCGGGGGAGTGCAGGCTGCCTACATCCGCGACGACGTCCTGGGCGCCGAACCGGCGGCGCGTCTGCGCGAGCTCATCGCCCGGCGCGCGAACCGCGAACCGCTTCAGCACCTGACCGGACTGGCGGCATTCCGTCACCTCGAGCTCGAAGTGGGCCCGGGTGTGTTCGTGCCGCGACCCGAGACCGAGGTGCTCGCGCAGCTGGCGATCGATGCGCTCGACGACGTCCCGGCCGCACACCCGCGCGCGGTGGACCTGGGCACCGGCAGCGGTGCGATCGCCCTCGCGATGGCCACCGAGGTTCCCCGCGCCGAAGTGTGGGCCCTCGAGCGGTCCGCGCAGGCGCACGCCTGGGCCGCGCGCAACATCGCGCGCCATCACGCTGCGAATGTGCACCTCGTGCGCGGCGACCTGGCCACGGATCTGACCGAGCTGGACGGGACCGTCGACGTCGTGGCATCCAATCCGCCGTATGTTCCGGATGCCGCAGTCCCGCGCGATCCCGAAGTGCAGCTCCACGATCCCGAAGAGGCCCTCTACGGCGGCCACGACGGCCTGGACGTCGTGCGCGTGTTGGCCGGGGTCGCGCTGCGCCTTGCCCGGCCCGGCGGCCTGGTCGTGATCGAGCACGGCGAATGGCAGGGCGGCGGCACCCGGGCCATCCTCGAAGCCGCGGGATGGGTCGATGCCCAGACCCGCACCGACCTCACCGGACGCGACCGCGTCACGTTCGCCGTGCACCCCTGA
- a CDS encoding Fe-S cluster assembly protein HesB — MLTLTENAATAVKTIIARGAETETAGLRIHGSDDPAQGFALTVAAAPETSDAIVDESGARVFLDTDAATALDNQVLDAEVDEAGAVHFALAMKR, encoded by the coding sequence ATGCTCACACTCACCGAGAACGCCGCCACCGCGGTGAAGACCATCATCGCGCGCGGAGCGGAGACCGAGACAGCAGGCCTGCGCATCCACGGATCGGATGATCCGGCGCAAGGATTCGCATTGACCGTCGCAGCCGCACCTGAGACCAGCGACGCGATCGTCGACGAGTCGGGCGCGCGGGTGTTCCTGGACACCGACGCCGCCACGGCGCTGGACAACCAGGTGCTGGACGCCGAGGTCGACGAGGCGGGTGCCGTGCACTTCGCTCTCGCGATGAAGCGCTGA